GGCTAAATTACGTTCTGGGTCCAATGATAAGCAAACGCTCGTATATAGGCTGGACCTCAAATGATCACACAGGTGAAGAGGTTGTTCTATATGCATATCATCCAAACGGATATGTTCCACATGGTGTTATAGACAACACAGAAGTGTGCGATTACATGGCTGAGATTATGGGAATAGACCTTGGAAGCTTTAACGAAAATGCATATATCTCAAATGCAGATTTAGAAGAAAAAGGTTATGATGTTTTTATTGATACAGGCAATCCATATAATATTCAGCTTGTTATCAATAGTAAAGGAAAGACATATACCATACCACAGAACAAGAATGTGTTGATTGAAGGAAATAAACAGTATACTTTGAAATATGTAAGTGTTTACATTCCAGGTGCAAAGAAGTTCTTTGTCTCAAGCGAAGTAGAAGACTTACTGAAGTAAAAAAAGACCATTTTAAAATGCCCTCACAAAAAACTGTGAGGGCATTTTTTTACATAAAAAAAGTACCTCCTCACTTTTTATGAGGAGGTCTGCGGGGATTTTTTATTTATTCTAACGATTATTTAGTAGTATGCCTCGGTTTTATTTTCTCTTATATCATAATTTATATCAGTTTTTTGAAAAATTTTCAATGCCTTTTTTATTGTATTGTAATAAACATCCCCTCGCTACTCTTTCCCCTTATTCTTTTGTCCTATTTCTGTTTATTAAAATTCTATATCAATTTAAAATTCTATTCCTTTTATTTTAAGATTTTTCAGACATTTTCAGATAAGTTTTGACAAATTTTTTCCAATTTACAGCGGTTTTTTTAAAATTTGTTTTGTATTTCTTGGGAAATTCATCGGAGTTTGTCGCAATTTTCTTATGACAATTACGCTCCTTTTATATTCTGACTCGGGCAGAAAAAACCTTTCTATGTTTTCAATCGTGCCACCGAGCAGCTCAACTGCACCTTTTGCCTCATCCACCTCAGAGTCACATTCATAACCTTTTTGAGCCAGAAACACACCGCCTTCTTTCAAAAGAGGAAGGGCATACTCGCAAAGGATATTCAGCCTGTCAACAGCTCTTGCAAATGCAAAATCAAATCTTTCTCTATAATGTGTATTTTTCCCGAGCTGCTCTGCACGTGCACATACAACCTCAACACCCGACAGCCCCAGATAGTCTTTTGCCTCAATTATGAAATTGCACTTTTTTCTATTTGAGTCATTCAGGACAATGCTCATGCTTGGCACAGCAATCTTCAAAATAAGCCCCGGCACACCAAACCCGGAACCAATATCAATCGCACTGAAGGTATTTTGATTGTGATCCTGAATAAACTTCAGCAAAGACAGAGAATCGGCAATGTGCTTTATCACAAACTCATCCCTGTCAACAATAGCCGTAAGATTCAAAAGTTTGTTCTTTTCAAGTGTAAGGTCTATAAACCTCAAATAAAGCTGTTTTGCAACAGCACCGTTTTTCACATTGTAAACTTCCAAAACCCTGTCCAAAAGGTCCATTTTTATCCTTCTCCTTTTAAAACTTTAAAAAGCCAAAAAATAGCTTTTATTTTATACTTCTCTTTGCCTGCTCAAGCCATATTAAAAGTACCGAAATATCGGCGGGTGAAACACCCGAAATTCTCGACGCCTGACCAATTGAAGCAGGTCTTATCTGAGAGAGTTTCTGTTTCGCCTCGGTCGAAAGCCCCGAAATCTGGTTGTAATCAACCCACTCGGGAATCTTTTTGTTCTCAAGCTTTTTAAACTGCTCTATCTGCTGCAGCTGTTTTTTGATATATCCTTCATATTTTATCTCAATCTCAACTTCTTCTTTCACAGATCGTGGCAGGTCAGGTCGCTGCGGGTCAATCTCCCGCAGAGCTTCGTACGAAAGCTCGGGTCTTTTCAAAAGCTCTGAAAGCTTCACTCCGGTTGAAATAGGTGATGATCTATACTCTGTTAAAAGTCTGTTCACCTTTTCGCTCGGTGCTATAACAGTCTTTTTCAGGCGTTCTATCTCATCTTCAATCATCTTTTTCTTCTGTAAAAACTTCTGGTACCTTTCTTCTGATATAAGTCCTATCCTGTAGCCTATCTCTGTAAGTCGCAAATCGGCATTGTCCTGGCGCAAAATGAGCCTGTACTCAGCCCTTGATGTCATGATTCTGTACGGTTCATTAGTCCCTTTTGTAACAAGGTCATCTATCAGAACACCAATGTATGCCTGTGACCTGTCCAAAACAAGCATTGGTTTACCTTTTACATACATAGCAGCATTGATTCCTGCTATAATACCCTGCGCTGCTGCCTCTTCATACCCGGATGTGCCGTTTATCTGACCTGCCGAGAAAAGCCCTTTGATCTTTTTAAACTGCAAAGTTGGCTCAAGCTGAAGAGGGTTTATGCAATCATACTCAAT
The Caldicellulosiruptor morganii DNA segment above includes these coding regions:
- the rsmG gene encoding 16S rRNA (guanine(527)-N(7))-methyltransferase RsmG, with product MDLLDRVLEVYNVKNGAVAKQLYLRFIDLTLEKNKLLNLTAIVDRDEFVIKHIADSLSLLKFIQDHNQNTFSAIDIGSGFGVPGLILKIAVPSMSIVLNDSNRKKCNFIIEAKDYLGLSGVEVVCARAEQLGKNTHYRERFDFAFARAVDRLNILCEYALPLLKEGGVFLAQKGYECDSEVDEAKGAVELLGGTIENIERFFLPESEYKRSVIVIRKLRQTPMNFPRNTKQILKKPL